In Coleofasciculus sp. FACHB-1120, one genomic interval encodes:
- a CDS encoding glycosyltransferase, translating into MASISVIVPAYNAERTILKTIESVQQQTFSDFELIVVNDGSSDRTLELLNTVKDPRLKVFSYSNGGLPVARNRGISQAAGDFITFLDADDLWTPDKLELQFLALQENPEAGAVYSWTRFMDDKGLSFHGCKPVFYNGNVYADLLLGNFIDSGSNVMIRREAIASVGDFDPTLASCEDWEYWLRLAAKWHFVVVAKPQIFYRQSSGAMSSKIEVMKKYHLIVIEKAFKAAPAELQYLKNQSLANTYQFLAHLGLTRIPGSTGAKQAAENLQRAIHSYPKILLGKTAWTLMTKLLLIRLLSPRIASHLLQLISKVRATRIPNTNEEKALISS; encoded by the coding sequence ATGGCAAGCATATCTGTTATTGTTCCGGCTTACAATGCCGAACGAACAATTTTGAAAACGATTGAATCAGTTCAGCAACAAACGTTTTCGGACTTTGAGCTAATTGTGGTTAATGATGGCTCAAGCGATCGCACTCTCGAATTGCTTAATACTGTGAAAGACCCTCGTCTAAAAGTTTTTTCTTACAGTAACGGGGGCTTGCCAGTGGCACGCAATCGCGGTATATCTCAAGCTGCTGGAGATTTTATTACATTTCTTGATGCAGATGACTTGTGGACTCCAGATAAATTAGAACTACAATTTTTAGCTTTGCAAGAGAATCCAGAAGCCGGAGCTGTTTATAGCTGGACGCGATTTATGGATGACAAAGGACTGTCCTTTCATGGATGTAAGCCAGTATTTTATAATGGGAATGTTTATGCAGATTTGTTGTTGGGGAATTTCATTGACAGCGGTTCTAATGTGATGATTCGCCGGGAAGCGATCGCGTCAGTAGGAGATTTCGATCCTACCCTAGCCTCCTGTGAAGATTGGGAATATTGGCTGCGGCTGGCTGCAAAGTGGCATTTCGTAGTAGTTGCCAAACCACAGATATTCTATCGGCAATCTTCAGGCGCAATGTCCTCAAAAATTGAGGTAATGAAAAAATATCATCTAATTGTCATTGAAAAAGCATTTAAAGCAGCTCCTGCTGAATTGCAATATCTAAAAAATCAAAGCTTAGCAAATACCTACCAGTTTTTAGCGCATCTGGGGTTAACGCGGATTCCCGGTTCCACTGGCGCTAAACAGGCTGCGGAAAATTTGCAGAGGGCAATTCATTCGTATCCGAAAATTTTGTTAGGCAAAACAGCCTGGACTTTAATGACAAAGCTGCTCTTGATCCGACTTCTCTCCCCTAGAATTGCTAGTCATCTTCTCCAGCTCATTAGTAAAGTTCGCGCTACTCGTATTCCAAACACTAATGAAGAAAAAGCTCTTATATCTTCTTAA
- a CDS encoding glycosyltransferase — protein MHLIVLENEPSSLRGGQELSLFEVCRGLSQRGHTISLLYLKEGNLLKQYQEFCAQVVNISSYMLDRSTINQTFNFFTDILKISRGKNSVVYSNRYHDVFFGYILALFKNIPFVCHLRLPPPDGFGRPHTIGLNGVKQFITISNQTKLDWIKSGFKAEKIDVVYNAINSEVFKPTANFSLLRKEWNISKDIQVISYVGRLDKEKGLETLIKAFALLIKSGNNSKLLIAGKPLSTEPEYKNSLEQLATNLGVEKSVSFLGHVTDTPSLYQVSDITVLPSTWPEPFGRTIIESMACGTPALASRIGGIPEILTGEFQAGLFEPGNERDLSNTINKIINWRERDPELDQRCRAHVLSNFDQEKMIDSIEKIIMKIVKE, from the coding sequence ATGCATCTTATTGTTCTAGAAAATGAGCCATCTTCTTTACGTGGTGGACAAGAGTTGAGCCTTTTTGAGGTCTGCCGTGGACTCTCTCAAAGGGGACATACGATTAGCCTACTCTATCTAAAAGAAGGAAATCTACTTAAGCAATATCAAGAGTTTTGTGCCCAAGTAGTAAATATTAGCAGCTATATGCTAGACAGGAGTACAATTAATCAGACTTTTAATTTTTTTACTGATATTTTGAAAATTTCGAGAGGTAAAAATAGTGTAGTTTATAGCAATCGATATCATGACGTTTTCTTTGGTTATATTTTAGCTTTGTTCAAAAATATTCCATTTGTTTGCCATCTTCGGTTACCTCCTCCTGATGGATTTGGTCGTCCGCATACGATAGGATTGAACGGGGTAAAACAGTTTATTACAATCTCAAATCAAACGAAGCTGGATTGGATTAAAAGCGGCTTTAAAGCGGAAAAAATTGATGTTGTATACAACGCAATCAACTCAGAAGTATTTAAGCCCACAGCCAATTTTTCTTTATTGAGAAAAGAATGGAATATTTCTAAAGATATTCAAGTGATTTCATATGTAGGAAGATTAGATAAAGAAAAAGGACTGGAAACGCTGATTAAAGCATTTGCTTTACTTATAAAAAGTGGTAATAATAGTAAGCTATTGATTGCAGGAAAACCTTTAAGCACTGAGCCGGAATACAAAAACTCCCTAGAACAACTAGCAACTAATTTGGGTGTAGAAAAATCTGTGAGCTTTCTGGGTCATGTAACAGATACCCCTTCTCTCTATCAGGTTAGCGATATTACGGTCTTACCTAGTACATGGCCCGAACCTTTTGGGAGAACGATTATTGAGTCAATGGCTTGTGGAACTCCTGCGCTAGCTAGCCGAATAGGGGGAATTCCTGAAATCTTAACAGGAGAATTCCAAGCTGGGCTTTTTGAGCCGGGAAATGAAAGAGATTTATCAAATACTATAAATAAAATTATAAATTGGAGAGAGCGAGATCCTGAACTTGACCAAAGGTGCCGCGCTCATGTTCTAAGCAACTTCGATCAAGAAAAAATGATTGATAGTATTGAAAAAATTATAATGAAAATCGTAAAAGAATGA
- a CDS encoding O-antigen ligase domain-containing protein: protein MKPQNFEEKVVWYTMIGTYGLYFLGAQFPWISAMSWFLTIYLCKKLWNQPENTPNEERIFIPSGIWVWILSMLVMAVALVVGHLDFKLGNFQLIASLVEFTRSWALLALIPLIGCLNIRPQLIYRAACIICLHSLIAIAISFVAIKLNFTISYLSPLQLIGKGGRTYYRVLIGAGGYDPMAAGDELRMQLFTPWAPALGLAGNVYFFLAREESNIKWRWIGMIGAVAMVWVSVSRAGLVCLPAVALITWILTVIFNKPKYQIAFGIGSFFSGIVAPVVIDFFNSARDSFTNARAGSSRVRKVLKEIELYRWKEAPIWGHGISEYPGPKVTEHMPIGSHDTWIALLYVRGAVGCAALAFPMLWSFVTLLIKAQSSTTARAGLSIVLVLCIFGFSEGIEILAYTYWPGLLMMGIALKEKVPYQMKATEEYALL, encoded by the coding sequence ATGAAACCTCAAAATTTTGAGGAAAAAGTAGTTTGGTATACCATGATAGGAACCTATGGGCTTTACTTCTTAGGCGCACAGTTTCCCTGGATATCGGCGATGTCCTGGTTTCTAACTATATATTTATGCAAGAAGCTTTGGAATCAACCGGAAAATACTCCAAATGAAGAAAGGATTTTTATTCCCTCAGGAATATGGGTATGGATTCTTTCCATGTTGGTTATGGCTGTTGCTTTAGTTGTTGGTCACTTGGACTTCAAACTAGGAAATTTTCAACTTATTGCCTCATTAGTTGAATTTACAAGGAGCTGGGCATTACTTGCATTAATTCCTCTTATTGGTTGTCTGAATATCCGACCCCAATTAATTTATCGAGCCGCCTGCATTATTTGTCTTCACAGTCTCATTGCCATTGCAATTAGCTTTGTGGCAATTAAATTGAATTTCACAATTTCATACCTTTCTCCCTTGCAACTTATAGGAAAAGGGGGAAGAACTTATTATCGGGTATTAATCGGAGCAGGCGGTTACGATCCTATGGCGGCGGGTGATGAACTTCGTATGCAGTTATTTACACCGTGGGCCCCGGCTCTGGGGCTGGCTGGCAATGTTTATTTTTTCCTGGCACGTGAAGAATCCAACATAAAATGGCGGTGGATTGGCATGATTGGTGCCGTAGCGATGGTTTGGGTTTCGGTCTCAAGAGCAGGTCTTGTATGCCTTCCAGCGGTCGCATTAATCACTTGGATATTGACAGTAATATTTAATAAACCGAAATACCAAATTGCATTTGGTATTGGAAGTTTCTTTTCAGGTATTGTTGCACCTGTAGTTATCGATTTTTTTAACAGTGCACGGGATAGTTTTACTAATGCTCGCGCTGGATCTTCAAGAGTTAGAAAAGTTTTAAAAGAGATAGAACTATATCGTTGGAAAGAAGCACCCATTTGGGGTCATGGAATCTCCGAATATCCAGGCCCTAAAGTAACAGAACATATGCCTATTGGATCTCACGACACTTGGATTGCTCTACTCTATGTAAGGGGAGCTGTAGGTTGTGCGGCCTTAGCATTTCCTATGTTATGGAGCTTTGTAACTTTACTTATTAAGGCACAAAGTAGTACTACTGCTAGGGCAGGATTAAGTATAGTCTTAGTTTTATGTATTTTTGGGTTTTCCGAAGGCATAGAAATACTTGCTTATACCTACTGGCCTGGGTTATTAATGATGGGTATTGCATTGAAAGAAAAAGTACCTTATCAAATGAAGGCTACTGAAGAATATGCCTTACTTTAA
- a CDS encoding ribulose bisphosphate carboxylase small subunit, protein MTYYISPRFLDKLAVHITKNFLDLPGVRVPLILGVHGRKGEGKSFQCELVFERMGIEAVHMSAGELESPDAGDPGRLIRLRYREAADLIKVRGKMCVLMINDLDAGAGRFDQGTQYTVNTQLVNGTLMNIADKPTDVQLPGSYDSTPLPRVPIIVTGNDFATLYAPLIRDGRMEKFHWEPDREDKIGIVGGIFEPDGLSRSQIEQLVDSFPDQAIDFFGAVRSRVYDEQIRSFIHDIGINRVSTRVVNSTEGPPVFKKPDFTLSRLMEFGNLMVQEQQRVQNSRLVQEYNTGRRSVTPEAGDVPRTPSIPQENRKTVVRNELANEPSHSHESDRGNGHSSNTQVNSARISPEVQQQIRDLLAQGYRIGMEHANARRFRSQSWQSGDSIQTTNASEAIAALEAGLSEHSGEYVRLIGIDPKAKRRVAETIIQRPNS, encoded by the coding sequence ATGACCTACTACATTTCTCCGCGCTTTTTAGATAAGCTAGCGGTTCATATCACCAAAAATTTTCTTGACCTCCCTGGCGTCAGAGTTCCTCTAATTCTTGGAGTTCACGGACGGAAGGGAGAGGGAAAATCTTTTCAATGTGAATTAGTATTTGAGCGGATGGGCATCGAAGCCGTCCATATGTCGGCAGGAGAACTGGAAAGTCCAGATGCAGGAGATCCAGGGCGTTTGATCCGTCTGCGCTATCGGGAAGCAGCAGACTTGATCAAGGTGCGCGGCAAAATGTGCGTACTGATGATCAATGATTTGGATGCTGGAGCGGGGCGCTTCGATCAAGGCACTCAATACACGGTGAATACTCAGCTGGTGAATGGCACGCTGATGAATATTGCCGATAAACCCACAGATGTGCAACTTCCTGGCAGTTATGATTCAACGCCCTTACCCAGGGTGCCGATTATTGTTACTGGTAATGACTTCGCCACACTGTATGCGCCATTGATTCGGGATGGTCGGATGGAGAAGTTCCACTGGGAACCTGACAGAGAGGACAAGATTGGTATCGTCGGAGGCATTTTTGAGCCTGATGGACTGTCTCGCAGTCAGATTGAACAGTTAGTTGATAGCTTCCCCGATCAAGCGATTGATTTCTTTGGTGCGGTGCGATCGCGCGTTTATGATGAACAGATCCGCTCTTTTATCCACGATATTGGGATTAATCGGGTTTCTACTAGAGTGGTAAATAGTACTGAAGGACCACCAGTTTTTAAAAAGCCTGATTTCACCCTTTCTCGCTTAATGGAGTTTGGCAACCTAATGGTTCAAGAACAGCAGCGAGTTCAGAATTCACGGTTGGTACAGGAGTACAATACAGGGCGACGCTCCGTGACTCCAGAAGCTGGGGATGTGCCTCGGACGCCATCCATACCTCAGGAAAATCGGAAGACCGTCGTCCGTAATGAACTGGCGAATGAGCCATCCCACTCCCATGAGTCCGACCGAGGTAACGGTCACAGCAGCAACACTCAGGTAAATAGTGCCCGAATTAGCCCTGAGGTGCAGCAACAGATCCGGGATCTACTCGCCCAAGGGTATCGCATTGGTATGGAACACGCAAATGCACGTCGGTTCCGTAGCCAATCCTGGCAAAGCGGCGATTCCATTCAGACAACAAATGCATCGGAAGCGATCGCTGCTTTGGAAGCTGGCTTGAGCGAACACAGTGGTGAATACGTGCGCTTAATTGGCATCGATCCCAAAGCCAAGCGGCGTGTTGCCGAAACGATTATCCAACGCCCGAATAGCTAA
- a CDS encoding ribulose bisphosphate carboxylase small subunit produces MRTLPKEIRFETLSYLPALTDAQINKQIQYILDQGYIAGVEFSDSSAPEQHYWTLWKLPLFNATTTQEVLTEIKACRSENPNAYVRVMGFDNIKQCQVLSFIVGKPNQRGY; encoded by the coding sequence ATGAGAACTCTGCCTAAAGAGATTCGTTTCGAGACTCTTTCCTATTTGCCAGCGCTTACCGACGCGCAAATCAACAAGCAAATCCAATACATCCTCGACCAAGGCTATATTGCAGGGGTTGAATTCAGCGATAGTTCTGCACCGGAACAGCACTACTGGACACTGTGGAAACTGCCTCTGTTCAATGCTACGACAACCCAAGAAGTTCTCACTGAAATTAAAGCTTGCCGTTCTGAGAACCCCAACGCCTACGTCCGAGTCATGGGCTTTGATAACATCAAGCAGTGCCAAGTTCTCAGCTTTATCGTTGGGAAACCAAACCAAAGAGGTTACTAA
- a CDS encoding chaperonin family protein RbcX: MDLKQIAKDTAKTLISYLTYQAVKNIVAQLSETNPPLAIWLSNFSKTGVIQDGEAYVKELLKENPELALRIMTVRQHLAEEVADFLPEMTRTGIEKSNIEYRRQHLERITLLTLPDPSFQPEQQTESPGESG; the protein is encoded by the coding sequence ATGGATCTCAAGCAAATTGCCAAAGACACGGCTAAGACACTGATTAGCTACCTGACTTATCAGGCAGTGAAAAATATCGTGGCTCAGTTGAGCGAAACAAATCCTCCTTTGGCAATTTGGCTGAGTAACTTTTCTAAAACGGGCGTCATCCAAGATGGAGAAGCCTACGTCAAGGAATTACTCAAAGAAAATCCAGAGTTAGCGCTTCGGATTATGACTGTGCGCCAGCATCTTGCAGAGGAAGTAGCAGACTTTTTACCTGAGATGACTCGCACTGGTATTGAGAAATCTAATATCGAATATCGGCGTCAACATCTGGAGCGAATTACGCTACTTACTTTACCTGACCCCAGCTTCCAGCCGGAACAACAAACTGAATCACCAGGCGAGTCTGGATAA
- a CDS encoding form I ribulose bisphosphate carboxylase large subunit translates to MSYSQTKTQTKTGYKAGVQDYKLTYYTPDYTPKDTDVLAAFRVTPQPGVPPEEAGAAVAAESSTGTWTTVWTDLLTDLDRYKGRCYNIEPVPGEDNQYFCYIAYPLDLFEEGSVTNLLTSLVGNVFGFKALRALRLEDLRIPVAYLKTFQGPPHGITVERDKLNKYGRPLLGCTIKPKLGLSAKNYGRAVYEVLRGGLDFTKDDENINSQPFMRWRDRFLFVQEAIEKAQAETGEIKGHYLNVTAPTCEEMMERAEFAKEIGTPIIMHDYLTGGFTANTTLAKWCRRNGILLHIHRAMHAVIDRQKNHGIHFRVLAKCLRMSGGDHLHSGTVVGKLEGEKGITMGFVDLMREDHIEEDRSRGIFFTQDWASMPGVMPVASGGIHIWHMPALVEIFGDDSCLQFGGGTLGHPWGNAPGATANRVALEACVQARNEGRNLMREGGDVIREACKWSPELAVACELWKEIKFEFEAMDTL, encoded by the coding sequence ATGTCTTACTCTCAAACAAAAACTCAGACGAAGACTGGGTATAAGGCCGGAGTTCAAGATTACAAACTCACCTATTACACCCCAGACTATACCCCCAAAGATACTGATGTCTTGGCGGCTTTCCGGGTTACGCCTCAGCCTGGTGTTCCTCCAGAAGAAGCTGGAGCTGCGGTTGCTGCTGAATCTTCCACAGGTACCTGGACAACAGTATGGACAGACCTGCTGACAGACCTGGATCGTTACAAGGGTCGTTGCTACAACATCGAGCCAGTACCAGGCGAAGACAACCAATATTTTTGCTATATTGCTTATCCCCTGGATTTGTTTGAAGAAGGTTCTGTTACCAACTTGTTGACCTCTCTGGTGGGCAACGTGTTTGGTTTCAAAGCCTTACGTGCGCTGCGCTTGGAAGACTTAAGAATTCCTGTTGCGTACCTCAAAACCTTCCAAGGCCCTCCTCATGGGATTACCGTTGAGCGCGACAAACTGAACAAGTACGGTCGTCCTTTGCTGGGTTGTACGATTAAGCCGAAGCTCGGTTTATCAGCTAAGAACTACGGTCGTGCCGTCTATGAAGTCCTGCGCGGTGGTTTGGACTTCACCAAAGACGACGAAAACATTAACTCCCAGCCTTTCATGCGCTGGCGCGATCGCTTCCTGTTCGTTCAAGAAGCCATCGAAAAAGCTCAAGCTGAAACAGGTGAAATCAAAGGTCACTACCTAAACGTGACTGCTCCCACCTGCGAAGAAATGATGGAACGGGCTGAATTCGCTAAGGAAATCGGCACACCGATCATCATGCACGACTACCTGACGGGTGGCTTCACCGCTAACACCACCCTCGCTAAGTGGTGCCGCCGCAACGGTATCCTACTGCACATTCACCGCGCGATGCACGCTGTGATTGACCGTCAAAAGAACCACGGTATTCACTTCCGCGTTCTCGCCAAGTGTCTGCGGATGTCTGGTGGAGACCACCTGCACTCCGGTACCGTCGTTGGTAAACTGGAAGGCGAAAAAGGCATCACGATGGGCTTCGTTGACCTGATGCGCGAAGACCACATTGAAGAAGATCGTTCTCGCGGTATTTTCTTCACCCAAGACTGGGCGTCTATGCCTGGTGTAATGCCCGTGGCTTCTGGTGGTATCCACATTTGGCACATGCCTGCTCTGGTGGAAATCTTTGGTGACGACTCCTGCTTGCAGTTCGGTGGTGGAACCCTTGGGCACCCCTGGGGTAACGCACCTGGTGCAACCGCCAACCGTGTTGCTTTGGAAGCTTGTGTCCAAGCTCGTAACGAAGGTCGCAACCTGATGCGCGAAGGCGGCGACGTGATCCGCGAAGCTTGTAAGTGGAGTCCTGAGTTGGCGGTTGCTTGCGAACTTTGGAAGGAAATCAAGTTCGAGTTCGAGGCAATGGATACTCTGTAA
- a CDS encoding two-component regulator propeller domain-containing protein, whose amino-acid sequence MAFLSARIGLFISATLLSLSVPVWGIIQNSDPQTPSSGSVLAQQSTEIDRGDDLRTYPPSSPPPGGRPLPPERRRQEATPLPADYRVTSLQPGYTGSLWVGSWQSLARINPRTGNVLARIALPNYTIGALAQDRVGRVWVGTYEGLLRVDPRSNEVTAQNFTLPSNRVLSLLTDQRGYLWVGSDRGLAMISPDQGLLMTTVQKLPGVSANALTLDRQGQLWVGTLEGLVRINTANALVMKRLRDIPGTTVQALALDPQGRVWAGTPSSLLVIDPKTGDVLRSVTPLRGSNVTAVRFAQDRSVWVGTDNGLLRLNPETGAVLDRVAGLPSSRILSLSTDVADKLWVGTSEGLAWISLTTGRVTPHLAFVRGEE is encoded by the coding sequence ATGGCATTCTTGAGTGCACGTATTGGTTTGTTTATTAGTGCGACACTGCTTTCTTTGAGCGTACCCGTCTGGGGAATCATCCAAAACTCAGATCCGCAGACCCCTAGTAGTGGCAGCGTCCTGGCTCAACAATCCACTGAGATAGACCGGGGAGATGACCTCCGCACCTATCCACCCTCATCGCCGCCGCCAGGAGGTCGTCCCTTGCCTCCCGAACGCCGACGACAAGAAGCCACCCCCCTACCCGCAGATTATCGCGTCACCTCCTTGCAACCAGGTTATACCGGCAGTCTTTGGGTCGGTTCCTGGCAGAGTTTAGCGCGGATCAATCCGAGGACAGGCAACGTTTTGGCTCGGATTGCTCTGCCCAACTACACCATCGGCGCGTTAGCCCAAGACCGGGTAGGACGGGTTTGGGTGGGAACTTACGAAGGACTGCTGCGTGTAGACCCCCGCAGCAATGAAGTGACGGCGCAAAATTTCACCTTACCGTCTAACCGGGTGTTGTCGCTATTGACTGACCAGCGGGGTTATCTGTGGGTAGGGAGCGATCGCGGTCTTGCCATGATCAGCCCCGACCAGGGATTGTTAATGACAACGGTGCAAAAGCTTCCCGGAGTCTCTGCGAATGCCCTCACCCTCGACCGACAAGGTCAGCTATGGGTTGGAACCCTAGAAGGATTAGTGCGAATTAATACCGCCAATGCCTTGGTGATGAAGCGACTGAGGGATATTCCTGGTACTACAGTGCAAGCCCTCGCCCTAGATCCACAGGGACGGGTTTGGGCGGGAACACCTAGCAGTTTGTTAGTAATTGACCCCAAAACCGGAGACGTACTGCGGTCGGTGACGCCACTCAGGGGGAGCAACGTTACCGCCGTGCGCTTTGCCCAAGATCGCAGCGTTTGGGTAGGGACGGATAATGGTTTATTGAGATTAAATCCGGAGACGGGTGCGGTGCTGGATCGAGTTGCAGGTCTCCCCTCCAGTCGGATTCTTTCTTTATCCACGGATGTCGCCGATAAGTTGTGGGTAGGAACCAGCGAAGGACTCGCTTGGATCAGCTTAACTACAGGGCGCGTCACCCCGCACTTAGCTTTCGTTCGGGGAGAAGAATGA
- the panB gene encoding 3-methyl-2-oxobutanoate hydroxymethyltransferase, producing MAVTTQQLIQWKQQGRPIVVLTAWDYAIAQLLDAAGVDVILVGDSLAMVALGYQTTLPVTLDEILHHASSVRRGANRALVVCDLPFLSYQESPQQAIRSAGRVLKETGAQAVKMEGGYPAMVETITRVVQAGIPVMGHVGLTPQSVHQLGYRQQGKTPEAAEKILQEAIALEQAGAFAMLLEHIPPDLGLQITQKLSIPTIGIGAGVHCDGQVLVTADLLGLSERQPPFAKSYANLRETITQAVQAYSSEVRSRQFPDSPKP from the coding sequence ATGGCAGTCACCACCCAGCAATTAATCCAGTGGAAACAACAGGGGCGTCCCATTGTCGTGTTGACAGCTTGGGATTATGCGATCGCGCAACTTTTAGACGCCGCTGGAGTGGATGTAATTCTGGTGGGGGATTCTCTGGCAATGGTAGCCCTCGGCTATCAGACAACGCTGCCAGTGACACTTGATGAAATCCTACACCATGCCTCATCCGTGCGTCGCGGTGCCAATCGGGCGTTAGTCGTGTGCGATTTACCCTTCTTGAGTTATCAAGAAAGTCCCCAGCAAGCGATTCGCTCAGCCGGGAGAGTATTAAAAGAAACTGGCGCTCAGGCGGTGAAAATGGAGGGAGGATACCCGGCAATGGTGGAAACGATTACCAGAGTCGTGCAAGCGGGTATTCCAGTAATGGGTCATGTGGGTCTAACTCCCCAATCGGTACATCAGTTAGGCTACCGACAGCAGGGAAAAACACCAGAAGCGGCAGAGAAAATTTTACAAGAAGCGATCGCGCTGGAACAAGCGGGTGCTTTTGCGATGCTTTTGGAGCATATCCCGCCGGATTTAGGATTGCAGATCACCCAAAAATTATCGATTCCTACAATAGGAATAGGTGCGGGGGTGCATTGCGATGGACAGGTACTTGTTACCGCCGATTTGCTAGGACTCTCCGAACGACAGCCGCCCTTTGCCAAATCTTACGCCAATCTGCGAGAAACGATTACTCAGGCAGTGCAGGCTTATAGTAGCGAAGTGCGATCGCGTCAATTTCCAGATTCCCCAAAACCTTAA
- a CDS encoding mechanosensitive ion channel family protein, with the protein MPSQSSWAIAGTILLTGWVASPIQAQIPLPQNLELPALSLPSSDAQSRMMSGCIRLDGRCLFQVAAPQSELPARIQDIQQRLETISSEYLQEDASKLQIESKKQNNLPVIYVNDQPLLTVTRPDADLQGGDLDTRAEKLKESLQEGLKRAKRERQPQFLTRRGAIAGGILVAMIVSSCAIHSTSKRSRQRLTGTTTTPTGHPVTTQLAQQQQGNLQEVQHRLYQMAQASIWGGGTLIGLGLFPYTRILQVLMLNVLQIPLRLGIVGLGTYVVIRLSYVLIDRFASALASSYLLTPEASRRLQLRVSTISGVTKSITTLVFLGVGSLVALTTLGVEIAPLLAGAGLVGVAVSLASQNLIKDAINGFLIIVEDQYAVGDVINVGDVGGLVENINLRITQVRDAEGRLITIPNSEIKIVANLSSNWSRADLNIPVAYHADVDQALKLIDTIAQEMSRDVTWQEQILEKPQVLGVDNFGERGVTIRVWIKTQPLKQWDVAREFRRRLKIAFDDTGVPIPLPQQEIWFNRLPGKAQMDEHESKLPL; encoded by the coding sequence ATGCCTTCTCAATCTTCTTGGGCGATCGCTGGAACAATTCTATTGACTGGTTGGGTAGCATCTCCAATCCAAGCTCAAATTCCACTTCCGCAGAATTTGGAACTGCCTGCACTTAGCCTACCCAGTAGCGATGCACAAAGCAGAATGATGTCTGGGTGCATCCGCTTGGATGGTCGCTGTCTGTTTCAAGTAGCCGCACCCCAGTCGGAATTACCCGCGCGTATCCAAGATATTCAGCAGAGATTAGAAACGATTAGTAGCGAATATTTGCAGGAGGATGCCTCAAAACTCCAAATTGAAAGCAAAAAGCAAAATAATTTGCCAGTCATCTATGTCAATGACCAACCCCTGTTGACGGTGACGCGACCCGATGCCGATTTACAAGGGGGAGACTTAGATACAAGGGCAGAAAAGCTCAAAGAATCCTTGCAAGAAGGGCTGAAACGGGCGAAACGAGAACGACAACCCCAATTTTTAACTCGTCGAGGTGCGATCGCGGGTGGGATTTTGGTAGCAATGATTGTGAGTAGCTGCGCGATTCACAGTACTTCCAAGCGATCGCGACAACGGTTAACCGGCACCACCACTACACCGACAGGTCATCCGGTCACAACCCAGCTGGCTCAACAACAACAAGGAAATTTACAAGAAGTTCAACACCGCTTGTATCAAATGGCGCAAGCCAGTATTTGGGGCGGGGGAACCCTCATCGGGCTTGGTTTATTTCCCTACACCCGCATCCTACAGGTTTTGATGCTCAACGTTCTCCAAATCCCATTGCGACTGGGGATTGTAGGACTAGGGACTTATGTTGTCATTCGTTTGAGCTACGTCTTGATCGACCGCTTCGCTAGCGCTTTAGCCAGCAGTTATTTACTCACGCCGGAAGCCTCCCGCCGTTTGCAACTGCGAGTTTCGACAATTTCCGGTGTCACCAAAAGTATTACTACCCTAGTCTTCCTAGGAGTAGGTAGCTTGGTCGCCCTAACAACATTAGGCGTGGAGATTGCCCCCTTACTTGCCGGTGCTGGCTTGGTTGGCGTTGCGGTGTCTCTTGCCTCCCAAAACCTGATTAAGGACGCGATTAATGGGTTTTTAATCATTGTGGAAGACCAGTATGCGGTTGGCGATGTCATCAATGTGGGAGACGTAGGCGGTTTGGTGGAAAACATCAATCTGCGGATTACCCAGGTGCGCGATGCGGAAGGCCGATTGATTACGATCCCCAACAGCGAAATCAAAATTGTTGCTAATCTTTCCAGCAACTGGTCGCGGGCAGATTTAAATATACCTGTTGCTTACCATGCCGATGTCGATCAGGCACTGAAGCTGATTGATACGATTGCTCAAGAAATGAGCCGTGACGTGACATGGCAAGAGCAGATTCTGGAAAAACCCCAAGTTCTGGGAGTCGATAATTTTGGAGAACGGGGCGTCACAATTCGGGTATGGATTAAAACCCAGCCCTTGAAGCAATGGGACGTGGCGCGAGAGTTCCGCCGCCGTCTAAAAATCGCCTTTGATGACACGGGCGTGCCAATTCCGCTACCCCAGCAGGAGATTTGGTTTAACCGTTTGCCTGGAAAAGCTCAGATGGATGAACACGAATCAAAGCTCCCACTTTAG